From Syntrophorhabdaceae bacterium, one genomic window encodes:
- the amrS gene encoding AmmeMemoRadiSam system radical SAM enzyme, which yields MKEASFYEKKDEKTLHCFLCRHNCVIADGKRGVCGVRENRGGTLYSLVYGLPCAYHVDPIEKKPLYHFYPGSRAFSVATAGCNFRCLHCQNHDISQGPREEKRVFGEKVTAGEMVTQAAAARCNSISYTYTEPTVFFEYAFDIARIAREKGIANNFVTNGYIEEAPLRAIAPYLDAANIDLKGFNESFYRDICGAKLSGVLDTIRLHKELGIWIELTTLIIPGHNDSEEELRSIARFIAKDLGVETPWHVSAFYPTYKLLDAAPTSPQSLARARQIGIDEGLRYVYQGNIPGSGGEDTYCHNCHKTVIGRYGYAVTEYNLKGGDCKFCGSALDGVGL from the coding sequence ATGAAGGAGGCTTCGTTCTATGAAAAAAAGGACGAAAAGACCCTGCATTGCTTTCTGTGCCGCCATAATTGTGTCATAGCCGATGGGAAAAGGGGTGTATGCGGCGTCAGGGAGAACAGGGGCGGCACACTCTACAGTCTTGTTTATGGTCTTCCCTGCGCTTATCATGTCGATCCCATAGAGAAAAAGCCCCTGTATCATTTTTACCCCGGCTCGCGCGCCTTCTCGGTGGCTACGGCGGGGTGCAACTTTCGCTGTCTTCATTGTCAGAATCACGACATTTCCCAGGGTCCCCGCGAGGAGAAGAGGGTGTTCGGTGAGAAGGTCACGGCCGGGGAGATGGTCACGCAAGCCGCAGCAGCACGATGCAACAGCATCTCTTACACCTACACCGAGCCGACCGTTTTTTTCGAATATGCCTTTGATATAGCCCGCATCGCCCGGGAAAAGGGGATAGCGAACAATTTCGTGACCAACGGATATATCGAAGAGGCCCCTCTTCGGGCCATCGCACCCTATCTCGACGCAGCCAACATCGATCTGAAGGGCTTCAACGAATCGTTTTACAGGGACATCTGCGGGGCGAAGCTTTCCGGGGTCCTCGATACGATACGGCTGCACAAGGAACTCGGGATCTGGATAGAACTGACGACGCTTATCATACCGGGACACAACGACAGCGAGGAAGAATTGAGGTCCATAGCACGATTCATCGCAAAGGACCTCGGTGTGGAAACCCCCTGGCATGTCAGCGCCTTTTATCCCACATACAAACTCCTTGATGCGGCGCCGACGAGTCCGCAGAGCCTTGCACGGGCCCGGCAGATAGGCATCGATGAAGGGCTCCGCTATGTCTACCAGGGCAATATACCTGGTTCCGGGGGAGAGGACACCTATTGCCACAACTGCCACAAGACGGTCATAGGGCGTTACGGGTACGCGGTCACGGAGTACAATCTGAAAGGCGGCGACTGCAAGTTTTGCGGCAGCGCTCTTGATGGTGTAGGTCTTTGA
- a CDS encoding methyl-accepting chemotaxis protein, translating into MRFFQNIRIGKRLGIGFSVFMIIIVLMALLGFKIIHGVDSKAGHIVETALEKTVLANTVMGVIYKAYSSMGVIAFTTDGAVIEAEKENLSRMRQAYGAALGSLEKLEQDPKGKEIITRYKALHERARDSNDRLIEYATNKEHAKAIEVYLNDSKAVSKDMITSLQSIIRYQEDNVRGQFLSIRQDNKRYTVVLIVFGIFALLLGIILSITITRSIVVPIRGNTRAVRAMAKGNLTIEVPTDRKDEFGDEMKAAKEMVEKWREVIGNLKVAAASISSAGVQLSASADQMSKGSGEQANRSSQVAAASVEMSQTVVDIARNTNSIANSAANAAKIAKEGEEIVNQATREVEEIARTVDGSAESIKTLGERSNQIGAIVNVIDDIADQTNLLALNAAIEAARAGDQGRGFAVVADEVRKLAERTANSTSEIGGMINAIQNDVERAVMTMNTVAKKVETGVDLSGKAGDSLRVIVASVDDLLGMVQQIASATDEMSATSEEINRDIEQIAAVSRETSVSSEQTAQASGELAKLSSDLEDIVSRFRV; encoded by the coding sequence ATGCGTTTCTTTCAGAATATCAGGATAGGCAAACGTCTCGGCATTGGTTTCAGCGTTTTCATGATCATCATAGTGCTCATGGCCCTGCTGGGTTTCAAGATCATTCACGGCGTGGACAGTAAAGCGGGTCATATCGTCGAGACGGCCCTCGAGAAGACGGTCCTTGCCAATACGGTCATGGGGGTGATCTACAAGGCCTACAGTTCGATGGGCGTCATTGCTTTCACCACTGACGGCGCAGTCATCGAGGCGGAAAAGGAGAACCTCTCCCGGATGCGGCAGGCCTATGGCGCCGCCCTGGGCAGCCTCGAGAAGCTTGAACAGGACCCGAAGGGGAAAGAGATCATCACCCGCTACAAGGCACTGCACGAGAGGGCGCGCGATTCAAACGACAGGCTCATCGAATATGCGACGAACAAGGAGCATGCGAAGGCGATCGAGGTATATCTCAACGACAGCAAGGCTGTGTCTAAAGACATGATCACAAGCCTGCAATCCATCATCCGATACCAGGAGGACAATGTCCGCGGCCAATTCCTTTCGATACGCCAGGACAACAAGCGCTATACTGTTGTCCTCATCGTCTTCGGCATATTCGCGCTCCTTCTGGGCATCATCCTTTCCATCACGATAACGCGAAGCATCGTTGTCCCCATCAGGGGCAACACGCGGGCCGTCAGGGCCATGGCGAAGGGAAATCTCACCATCGAGGTCCCCACGGACAGAAAGGATGAGTTCGGCGACGAAATGAAGGCGGCCAAGGAGATGGTGGAGAAGTGGCGCGAGGTCATCGGCAATCTCAAAGTGGCCGCGGCCAGCATCTCCTCCGCGGGTGTTCAACTCAGCGCCAGCGCAGACCAGATGTCGAAGGGCTCCGGAGAGCAGGCCAACAGGTCATCCCAGGTCGCGGCGGCCTCCGTGGAGATGTCACAGACGGTCGTGGACATCGCGCGGAACACGAACAGCATAGCGAATTCCGCTGCGAATGCCGCGAAGATAGCCAAGGAAGGGGAAGAGATCGTCAACCAGGCCACCAGGGAAGTGGAAGAGATAGCCCGGACCGTCGATGGCTCCGCCGAGTCGATAAAGACCCTTGGCGAGCGTTCGAACCAGATAGGCGCGATCGTCAACGTCATCGACGATATCGCGGACCAGACGAACCTGCTGGCGCTCAATGCTGCCATTGAAGCCGCCCGTGCAGGTGACCAGGGCAGGGGTTTCGCGGTCGTCGCGGACGAGGTGCGCAAGCTGGCGGAGCGGACAGCAAATTCGACCTCCGAGATCGGCGGCATGATCAATGCAATCCAGAACGATGTTGAACGGGCGGTGATGACGATGAACACCGTCGCAAAAAAGGTCGAGACAGGCGTCGATCTTTCCGGAAAGGCGGGAGACTCTCTCCGGGTCATCGTGGCAAGCGTCGACGACCTTCTTGGAATGGTGCAGCAGATCGCATCGGCAACGGACGAGATGAGCGCCACGTCGGAGGAGATCAACCGGGACATTGAACAGATCGCGGCCGTCTCCCGCGAGACATCGGTGAGTTCGGAGCAGACCGCTCAGGCGTCGGGGGAACTGGCGAAGCTCTCAAGCGATCTCGAAGATATCGTCAGCAGGTTCAGAGTGTGA
- a CDS encoding sodium-translocating pyrophosphatase, with protein MSVKKGLSTALLLLMFMLVALPAFAGEADIVLPDLSTVTFNLFGSAVSGVSIMYFGIIICFVGLIFSVMQAKQTKNMPAHKCMLDVSAVIWETCKSYLAQQGKFLFILWVLIAVCMVYYFMGLSHAPFGNMAIILVCSILGILGSYGVAWFGMRINTWANSRTAFASLRGRPVEVVNIPLTSGMSVGLLLVSVELFFMICILVFLPKELVGPSFIGFAIGESLGASALRIAGGIFTKIADIGSDLMKIVFKLPEDDPKNPGVIADCTGDNAGDSVGPTADGFETYGVTGVALVAFLALALAANPMMSGTLIIWIFAMRILMILTSLVSYFINRGLTSSLYGSKTKFDFEQPLTNLVWITSIVAIIVTFWASYMLLGELSASQYPGLWWALAVIISCGTIAGALIPEFTKVFTSTKSRHVQEVVSAARHGGASLDILSGFVAGNFSAFWEGLTILVLMFISYLVSQHPSIVALMPAKFAFAAPVFAFGLVAFGFLGMGPVTIAVDSYGPVSDNAQSVYELSRIEAVPNIKADIKKNFGFDPNFDVAKDYLEEADGAGNTFKATAKPVLIGTAVVGATTMVFGIIILLENMYGNVVAHLSLVQPTIILGLLMGGAVIYWFTGAATQAVTTGAYRAVVFIKKNINLDKVEASIEDSKEVVKICTQYAQKGMWNIFIVVFFMALALSFFNPYFFIGYLIAIAFFGLYQAIFMANAGGAWDNAKKIVEVDLKEKGTALHEAVVVGDTVGDPFKDTSSVSMNPVIKFTTLFGLLATEIAVTIQSQTLKSVLGGIFFLIALIFIYRSFYGMRIGDETLE; from the coding sequence ATGAGTGTCAAAAAAGGGTTAAGCACCGCACTATTATTATTGATGTTTATGCTTGTCGCCTTGCCGGCGTTTGCCGGTGAAGCGGACATCGTACTGCCGGATCTTTCGACGGTAACGTTTAATCTCTTCGGCAGTGCCGTGAGCGGCGTAAGCATCATGTATTTCGGTATCATCATTTGCTTTGTCGGGCTGATCTTTTCCGTCATGCAGGCAAAACAGACGAAGAACATGCCTGCCCACAAGTGCATGCTCGATGTTTCCGCGGTAATCTGGGAAACATGTAAGTCCTATCTCGCCCAGCAGGGCAAGTTCCTCTTCATTCTCTGGGTACTGATCGCGGTCTGTATGGTGTATTACTTCATGGGATTGTCCCATGCTCCTTTTGGCAACATGGCCATCATCCTTGTTTGTTCCATCCTCGGTATCCTCGGTTCCTACGGAGTTGCATGGTTCGGCATGAGGATCAACACCTGGGCAAACTCGCGGACGGCCTTTGCGTCCCTTCGGGGCAGGCCGGTTGAGGTCGTCAACATCCCGCTGACCTCGGGAATGAGCGTTGGGCTCCTCCTGGTGAGCGTTGAGCTTTTCTTCATGATCTGCATCCTTGTTTTCCTTCCGAAAGAACTCGTTGGCCCCAGCTTCATCGGTTTTGCCATCGGTGAGTCTCTTGGCGCCAGTGCACTCAGGATCGCCGGCGGCATCTTCACGAAGATCGCCGATATTGGCAGCGACCTCATGAAGATCGTCTTCAAGCTTCCCGAAGACGACCCGAAGAACCCCGGTGTTATCGCCGACTGTACCGGTGACAATGCCGGCGACAGCGTCGGTCCCACCGCGGACGGTTTCGAGACCTATGGCGTTACGGGCGTTGCCCTGGTAGCCTTCCTCGCCCTGGCGCTTGCGGCAAATCCCATGATGTCCGGCACCCTGATCATCTGGATCTTCGCAATGCGTATCCTCATGATCCTCACATCCCTTGTTTCCTATTTCATCAACAGGGGTCTCACTTCTTCTCTTTACGGTTCAAAGACAAAATTCGATTTCGAACAGCCCCTTACCAACCTGGTGTGGATCACGTCGATCGTTGCGATCATCGTTACCTTCTGGGCGAGCTACATGCTCCTCGGAGAACTGAGTGCCAGTCAGTACCCGGGGCTCTGGTGGGCACTGGCCGTCATCATCTCCTGCGGTACCATCGCCGGCGCTCTGATCCCTGAGTTTACCAAGGTCTTTACGAGCACCAAATCCCGCCACGTTCAGGAAGTTGTCAGCGCGGCACGCCATGGCGGCGCGTCCCTTGACATTCTCTCCGGTTTTGTTGCCGGTAACTTCTCCGCTTTCTGGGAAGGTCTGACCATTCTCGTTCTCATGTTCATTTCCTATCTCGTGTCCCAGCATCCTTCGATCGTCGCCCTTATGCCGGCGAAGTTTGCATTTGCGGCACCGGTTTTCGCTTTCGGTCTGGTGGCCTTCGGTTTCCTCGGCATGGGCCCCGTGACGATCGCTGTTGACAGTTATGGCCCTGTTTCGGACAACGCGCAGTCTGTCTACGAGCTTTCCAGGATCGAGGCAGTTCCGAACATAAAAGCAGACATCAAGAAGAATTTCGGTTTTGATCCGAACTTTGACGTGGCAAAAGATTATCTCGAAGAGGCGGACGGTGCCGGGAACACCTTCAAGGCAACTGCAAAGCCCGTTCTCATCGGTACCGCTGTCGTCGGTGCGACCACCATGGTCTTCGGTATCATCATTCTCCTCGAGAACATGTACGGCAACGTTGTGGCCCATTTGAGCCTTGTCCAGCCTACAATTATTCTTGGCCTCCTCATGGGCGGCGCCGTCATCTACTGGTTCACGGGCGCGGCAACGCAGGCTGTCACCACCGGTGCATATCGCGCCGTTGTGTTCATCAAGAAGAACATCAATCTTGATAAGGTGGAAGCCTCCATCGAGGACAGCAAGGAAGTCGTGAAGATCTGTACACAGTACGCCCAGAAGGGCATGTGGAACATCTTCATCGTTGTCTTCTTCATGGCCCTCGCGCTCTCCTTTTTCAACCCCTACTTCTTCATCGGCTATCTCATCGCGATTGCATTCTTCGGCCTCTATCAGGCCATCTTCATGGCCAATGCCGGCGGCGCGTGGGACAATGCCAAGAAGATTGTTGAAGTCGACCTGAAGGAAAAGGGGACGGCGCTTCACGAAGCAGTGGTTGTCGGCGACACCGTTGGCGACCCCTTCAAGGACACCTCTTCGGTTTCCATGAACCCCGTTATCAAATTTACGACTCTCTTCGGTCTCCTTGCAACGGAGATCGCGGTGACGATTCAGTCTCAGACATTGAAATCCGTCCTCGGTGGCATCTTCTTCCTCATCGCCCTCATTTTCATCTACCGTTCATTCTACGGAATGAGGATCGGTGACGAGACGCTGGAGTAG
- the polX gene encoding DNA polymerase/3'-5' exonuclease PolX encodes MPAGNIVTILEKIGMLLEIKGENPFKSRAYLNAAQTVSKNVEDLDRIVSEGRLREIKGIGEAIAARITEYMVTGKIDYYEELKSEVPESLLELTGVPNLGPKKIKVLFEELHITNVGQLEYACRENRLVNLPGFGEKTQEKILKGVEFIKRHKGEHLFGDVYPDAAAIRDRLRGLVSSGLVEVCGSIRRRKEVVKDMDILAAGDDREAISLAFTTLPGIEEIYLAGETKTSCRLISGVDADLRVVSFAEYPCALLYFTGSKEHNVHLRGIAKKRGLKLNEYGLFDGDRPIAVSSEKDVYQALGLAYIPPEMREDMGEIEAAQSGMLPELVEESDVRGVFHIHTDFSDGSDSVENMVEAARKLGFCYLGISDHSKSAYYAGGLKKDDLFRQWEHIDGLNEKWEDIHIFKGIESDILPDGSLDYDDDILRHFDFVIASIHSNFNLKGDEQITRVITAMDNPWMTMLGHPTGRLLLSREGYGIDMKTVIDEAAKRHVIIELNASPYRFDIDWRHLPYARSKGVMISINPDAHSTAGLSEVFYGVGIARKGWQEKKDILNTRTREEVEKVFQNRRRR; translated from the coding sequence ATGCCGGCGGGAAATATCGTCACCATTCTTGAAAAGATCGGGATGCTTCTGGAGATAAAGGGCGAAAACCCGTTCAAGTCCCGTGCCTATTTGAACGCGGCACAGACGGTGTCGAAGAACGTTGAGGATCTGGACCGGATCGTCTCTGAGGGACGGCTTCGGGAGATCAAGGGGATTGGCGAGGCAATTGCCGCAAGGATCACCGAATACATGGTTACGGGAAAGATCGATTACTATGAGGAGCTCAAAAGCGAGGTCCCCGAATCGCTTCTCGAACTCACCGGGGTTCCGAATCTGGGGCCCAAAAAAATAAAGGTTCTTTTCGAAGAGCTGCACATTACGAATGTGGGTCAACTGGAATATGCCTGCCGCGAGAACCGTCTTGTGAACCTTCCCGGTTTTGGCGAGAAAACGCAGGAAAAGATCCTGAAGGGCGTCGAATTTATCAAGAGACACAAGGGGGAGCATCTTTTCGGGGATGTTTATCCCGATGCGGCCGCCATTCGCGATAGGCTTAGGGGGTTGGTTTCCTCGGGTCTTGTTGAGGTCTGCGGGAGCATCCGCAGAAGAAAGGAGGTCGTCAAAGACATGGACATCCTTGCGGCAGGGGACGACAGGGAGGCGATATCGCTGGCGTTCACAACCCTTCCCGGCATCGAGGAGATCTACCTTGCGGGTGAAACGAAGACGTCCTGCCGACTTATCTCGGGGGTCGATGCGGACCTCCGCGTGGTGAGTTTTGCTGAATATCCCTGCGCGCTGCTCTATTTCACGGGCAGCAAGGAACATAATGTGCACCTCAGGGGCATCGCGAAAAAGAGAGGCCTGAAGCTCAACGAATACGGATTGTTCGATGGCGACCGGCCCATCGCTGTCAGCTCCGAAAAAGATGTCTATCAGGCGCTGGGACTAGCATACATACCGCCGGAGATGCGCGAGGACATGGGAGAGATCGAAGCCGCCCAATCGGGGATGCTCCCCGAACTCGTTGAAGAGTCCGACGTGAGGGGGGTCTTCCATATCCATACCGATTTCAGCGATGGCTCCGATTCTGTGGAAAATATGGTCGAGGCGGCGAGGAAGCTGGGATTTTGCTACCTCGGCATATCCGATCACAGCAAGAGCGCCTATTATGCGGGGGGCCTCAAGAAGGACGACCTGTTCAGACAGTGGGAACACATTGACGGCCTCAACGAAAAGTGGGAGGATATCCACATATTCAAAGGCATTGAGAGCGACATCCTGCCCGACGGGAGTCTCGATTACGACGACGACATCCTGAGACATTTTGACTTTGTCATTGCCTCCATCCACTCGAACTTCAACCTCAAGGGCGATGAGCAGATCACCCGGGTCATAACGGCCATGGATAACCCCTGGATGACGATGCTGGGCCATCCCACGGGCAGATTGCTCCTGTCGCGGGAGGGCTACGGTATCGACATGAAGACCGTCATTGACGAGGCCGCAAAGCGCCATGTGATCATCGAGCTCAACGCGAGCCCTTACCGGTTCGATATCGACTGGCGGCATTTGCCATACGCCAGGAGCAAGGGCGTCATGATCTCGATCAATCCCGACGCCCACAGCACCGCCGGACTCAGCGAGGTTTTCTACGGTGTTGGCATTGCCAGAAAGGGGTGGCAGGAAAAGAAGGACATCCTCAATACCCGAACCAGGGAAGAAGTAGAAAAGGTCTTTCAAAACCGGAGGCGGCGATAG
- the nth gene encoding endonuclease III, with protein MKKNIAPVLNKLQEMHGEPRVELSYTNPLELTIATVLSARCTDERVNAVTEGLFRKYKTVKDYLNAPPAELEEDIRPTGFYRNKAKSIKNIAGELLERFQGKVPDDIDTLATVKGIGRKSANMIVGLAYSKPGVIVDTHVARFAGRLGLTAGKDPEKIEEDLKREVPMPWWMAFSLLSILHGRYVCKAKKPDCSPCLLREDCDYYSMGGR; from the coding sequence ATGAAAAAAAATATTGCCCCTGTCTTGAATAAACTCCAGGAAATGCACGGTGAGCCCCGGGTGGAGCTTTCCTATACGAACCCGCTTGAACTCACCATTGCGACGGTTCTTTCCGCCCGATGCACCGACGAAAGGGTCAATGCGGTGACGGAAGGCCTCTTCAGAAAATACAAAACGGTGAAAGACTACCTCAACGCCCCGCCGGCCGAGCTTGAAGAGGACATCCGGCCCACCGGTTTTTACCGGAACAAGGCGAAGAGCATAAAGAACATCGCCGGTGAGCTTCTCGAGAGATTTCAGGGGAAGGTCCCCGATGATATAGACACCCTTGCGACTGTGAAGGGGATAGGCAGAAAGTCGGCCAACATGATAGTCGGCCTTGCATACAGCAAACCGGGCGTTATCGTGGACACCCACGTGGCTCGCTTTGCCGGAAGGCTGGGGCTGACAGCAGGCAAAGACCCCGAAAAGATCGAAGAGGACTTGAAAAGGGAGGTGCCTATGCCCTGGTGGATGGCTTTCTCTCTTCTTTCGATACTCCACGGGAGATATGTCTGCAAGGCGAAGAAACCCGACTGTTCGCCCTGTCTCCTGCGTGAAGACTGTGATTATTACTCCATGGGAGGAAGATAA
- a CDS encoding transketolase: MFDSEKLTEKQIQDLNELSRLARGDIITMTRLAGTGHPGGSMSSLDLYLTVFSQADLTGEDADQIVISHGHTSPGVYASLARLGHMPIEEVVAFFRKTGSPFEGHVVNGIPFIRWSTGNLGQGLSAGAGFAIASKMRGSSSHVYVFMGDGEQQKGQISEARRLVVKYGLTNITVLVDFNRLQISGSTDVIMPQNIVENYLSDGWDIIEINGHDHQEIYGAMKKARAVENPVCIIANTVMGNGVPFMENKEKFHGSPVSEAEYKEAMGILGLEDKLDYYREKRKGKWTFQLSREEYDLQIDAGAPFTYQESDKVDNRSAFGKALKDMGDKNIPHGRPVSAFDCDLASSVKTADFAKAYPDYFFQGGIQEHNTATVAGALSAKGVLTFFADFGVFGIDETYNQQRINDINATNLKTAITHVGLDVGPDGKTHQCIDYIGLARGMYRARTIVPCDPNQTDRVIRYVAGRPGNFFVGMGRNRWPVMYGKDGEACFAGDYLFEYGKMDLMADGTDGAIITYGGLVSKALAAREKLTGTGKTFAVVNMPCVDEADETMMAKLAALPCIVTYEDHNVKTGIVPVITGSLLKLGFRGAFISLGATSYGASGDTDEVLASQGLDVESVIAIILKTLKEK, from the coding sequence ATGTTTGATTCGGAAAAACTGACGGAGAAGCAGATCCAGGACTTGAACGAACTGTCACGACTTGCCAGGGGCGATATTATAACCATGACCCGTTTGGCCGGTACAGGCCACCCCGGCGGGTCCATGTCATCCCTCGACCTTTACCTGACCGTCTTTTCCCAGGCGGATCTCACGGGGGAGGACGCCGACCAGATCGTGATAAGCCACGGCCATACGTCCCCGGGGGTATATGCAAGCCTTGCCCGTCTCGGCCATATGCCCATCGAAGAGGTCGTTGCCTTTTTCAGGAAGACGGGCAGTCCCTTCGAAGGCCACGTGGTCAACGGCATACCTTTTATCAGGTGGTCTACCGGCAACCTCGGTCAGGGCCTGTCGGCCGGCGCAGGTTTTGCCATCGCCTCGAAGATGCGCGGCAGTTCGTCGCACGTGTACGTCTTTATGGGCGACGGTGAACAGCAGAAGGGACAGATCTCCGAAGCGCGGCGGCTTGTCGTGAAATACGGCCTTACGAACATAACCGTTCTGGTGGACTTCAATAGACTGCAGATCAGCGGCAGCACCGACGTCATCATGCCTCAGAACATCGTAGAGAACTACCTGTCTGACGGATGGGATATTATCGAGATCAACGGCCACGATCATCAGGAGATATACGGTGCCATGAAGAAGGCCAGGGCAGTCGAGAACCCGGTGTGCATCATCGCCAACACGGTCATGGGCAACGGGGTCCCTTTCATGGAGAACAAGGAGAAATTCCATGGCAGCCCCGTCAGCGAGGCGGAGTACAAGGAAGCCATGGGCATCCTCGGTCTGGAGGACAAACTCGACTATTACAGGGAAAAGAGAAAGGGAAAATGGACGTTCCAGCTGTCTCGCGAGGAATACGACCTTCAGATCGATGCCGGTGCGCCCTTCACATACCAGGAATCCGACAAGGTCGACAACCGCAGTGCCTTTGGGAAGGCGTTAAAGGACATGGGGGACAAGAACATCCCTCATGGACGCCCTGTAAGCGCTTTCGACTGCGATTTGGCAAGCTCGGTCAAAACGGCCGATTTTGCGAAGGCCTATCCGGACTATTTCTTTCAGGGCGGCATCCAGGAGCATAATACGGCGACCGTGGCGGGAGCCCTGTCGGCCAAAGGCGTGCTCACCTTTTTTGCGGACTTTGGTGTCTTCGGCATCGATGAGACCTACAACCAGCAGCGCATAAATGACATCAACGCCACGAATCTGAAGACGGCCATCACCCACGTGGGCCTTGACGTCGGTCCCGACGGAAAGACCCATCAGTGTATCGATTATATCGGTCTTGCCCGCGGGATGTACCGGGCAAGGACGATCGTTCCCTGCGACCCCAACCAGACGGACCGGGTCATCCGCTACGTGGCGGGAAGGCCGGGAAATTTCTTTGTCGGGATGGGGCGCAACCGCTGGCCGGTTATGTACGGGAAGGATGGGGAAGCCTGCTTTGCCGGCGATTACCTTTTCGAATACGGAAAGATGGACCTCATGGCTGATGGAACGGACGGTGCCATCATAACCTATGGAGGACTTGTTTCAAAGGCACTTGCCGCAAGAGAGAAGCTTACCGGGACGGGAAAGACCTTTGCGGTGGTGAACATGCCCTGCGTGGACGAGGCCGACGAGACCATGATGGCAAAACTGGCCGCTCTGCCCTGCATCGTTACCTATGAGGACCACAACGTCAAGACCGGAATCGTTCCCGTCATCACCGGATCTCTCCTGAAACTCGGATTCAGGGGCGCCTTCATTTCCCTTGGTGCCACCTCCTACGGGGCATCGGGCGATACGGACGAGGTGCTGGCAAGTCAGGGTCTGGATGTGGAAAGTGTGATCGCGATAATACTAAAGACTTTAAAGGAAAAATGA